The following are encoded together in the Hallerella porci genome:
- the fmt gene encoding methionyl-tRNA formyltransferase, with amino-acid sequence MKIVFMGTPTFAAHFLEHLHQGPHQVVAVATQPDRPVGRGRILTAPPVKVKAQELGIPVLQPASVKDDNFAEELLRYDADLFVVVAFSILPKRVLGCAKLGAVNIHGSLLPKYRGAAPVQWAIANGDKVTGVSVFLLDEKMDHGPILEQRKIEIGDDETEEDILNKMVTPGCEALDAALARILQGDLASLPAQEHEKSSPAPKLKKEDGKIDFEKSAAEIHNRIRAFFPWPGGFCELKGKTAYFRKTAVVEGSLPPGKARVDGDKLFVGTGNGILEVLEIQLEGKRSMPAAEFLRGIQKKDKENLCFKTIA; translated from the coding sequence ATGAAAATTGTCTTTATGGGAACGCCGACTTTTGCGGCACATTTTTTGGAACATTTACATCAAGGTCCGCACCAAGTTGTGGCTGTCGCAACGCAGCCCGATCGCCCTGTAGGACGCGGACGCATTTTAACTGCGCCACCTGTCAAAGTAAAAGCGCAAGAACTCGGCATTCCTGTTTTGCAGCCGGCTTCCGTCAAAGATGACAATTTTGCAGAAGAACTTTTGCGCTACGACGCAGACCTTTTCGTCGTCGTAGCCTTTTCCATTTTACCGAAGCGCGTTCTCGGTTGCGCAAAATTGGGCGCAGTCAATATTCACGGCAGTTTGCTTCCGAAATATCGCGGCGCAGCCCCTGTGCAATGGGCGATTGCAAACGGCGATAAAGTCACGGGCGTTAGCGTTTTCCTCTTAGACGAAAAAATGGATCACGGTCCCATTTTGGAACAGCGAAAAATCGAAATCGGCGACGATGAAACCGAAGAAGATATTTTGAACAAAATGGTAACTCCTGGCTGTGAAGCGTTGGACGCAGCATTAGCCCGCATTCTTCAAGGCGATTTAGCAAGTCTCCCGGCACAAGAACACGAAAAATCTTCGCCCGCACCGAAGCTCAAAAAAGAAGATGGAAAAATTGATTTTGAAAAATCGGCGGCGGAAATTCACAATCGCATTCGCGCCTTTTTCCCGTGGCCGGGTGGATTTTGCGAATTGAAAGGAAAGACCGCTTACTTCCGGAAAACCGCAGTCGTCGAAGGTTCGCTTCCGCCGGGAAAAGCGCGCGTCGACGGCGATAAACTTTTTGTGGGAACGGGAAACGGCATTTTAGAAGTTTTAGAAATTCAACTCGAAGGAAAGCGTTCCATGCCCGCTGCGGAATTTCTCCGCGGCATTCAAAAAAAGGATAAGGAAAATCTGTGCTTCAAGACGATAGCTTAA